A window of the Brassica napus cultivar Da-Ae chromosome C5, Da-Ae, whole genome shotgun sequence genome harbors these coding sequences:
- the LOC125587389 gene encoding uncharacterized protein LOC125587389 — translation MLLIDEEGTVIQGFVPAGRVGTFDLSAGSVYKLTNFFGSRSKIQYRVADHSATVSFSWNSSLSVFENPPVLFPVDRFRFHSYDEFRANCDSKGDLYDYVGHMKLVNGQTISEHMVLDEADIAEKRHLCVHVQALDGPVMKLYLWDQAASDFCQKFKSYGGTPSVLLVTTVNPKHLGGTLAITSMSSSRVFMDSDVQPSKDYLEWLNSNAEIANSVAAEVVTKPEAVTLEELFTYIKQETSKVQYFFIFLMFLNTFACAWELMRFILISTMKVAWFECTATIDDVVRGSPWYYISCGGCNSKAFKGHTSMICNNKKCWKTEITGVPQ, via the exons ATGCTCCTTATCGACGAAGAG GGAACTGTTATTCAGGGTTTTGTTCCGGCTGGTCGTGTAGGAACATTTGATCTCTCAGCTGGTTCCGTCTATAAGTTGACCAACTTTTTCGGATCCAGAAGCAAAATTCAGTATCGGGTTGCTGATCATAGCGCCACCGTTTCATTCTCTTGGAATTCTTCTTTGTCGGTCTTTGAGAATCCTCCGGTTCTCTTTCCAGTAGATAGGTTCAGGTTCCACAGCTACGATGAGTTTAGGGCCAACTGTGACTCCAAGGGTGATCTTTATG ACTATGTTGGCCacatgaagctggtgaatgggcaAACTATCTCTGAACACATGGTTCTTGACGAAGCTGATATAGCAGAGAAACGGCATCTGTGTGTTCATGTTCAGGCACTTGA CGGACCAGTGATGAAGCTCTATCTATGGGACCAGGCTGCATCCGACTTCTGCCAGAAATTCAAATCGTATGGAGGGACTCCAAGCGTTCTTCTGGTCACCACAGTGAATCCTAAGCATCTTGGAG GAACCCTTGCTATCACTTCTATGTCCTCATCTCGAGTGTTCATGGATTCCGACGTCCAGCCTAGCAAGGACTATCTCGAATG GTTGAATTCTAACGCAGAAATTGCTAATAGTGTTGCTGCTGAGGTTGTCACTAAGCCGGAGGCAGTGACTCTTGAGGAGCTATTCACCTACATCAAGCAAGAAACTTCAAAggtacaatatttttttatttttttaatgtttttaaatacgTTTGCATGTGCATGGGAACTAATgaggtttattttaatttccacGATGAAGGTCGCTTGGTTTGAATGCACGGCAACAATAGATGATGTTGTCCGGGGTTCTCCTTGGTATTACATTTCTTGCGGTGGATGTAATAGCAAGGCTTTCAAAGGTCATACCTCTATGATTTGCAACAATAAGAAGTGTTGGAAGACTGAGATCACAGGCGTTCCTCAGTAA
- the LOC106370994 gene encoding probable pectate lyase 1 has translation MAVLPTWILAMMCLLFFVGAIENSTQDKISSLSRSNENEWNAHAVTNPDEVADEVIALAEMSVRNHTERRKLGYFACGTGNPIDDCWRCDANWHKNRKRLADCGIGFGRNAIGGRDGRFYVVTDPNDDNPVNPRPGTLRHAVIQDRPLWIVFKRDMVIQLKQELIVNSFKTIDGRGANVHIANGGCITIQYVTNVIVHGLHIHDCRPTGNAMVRSSETHFGWRTMADGDAISIFGSSHVWIDHNSLSHCADGLVDAVMGSTAITISNNHMTHHNEVMLLGHSDSYTRDKAMQVTIAYNHFGVGLIQRMPRCRHGYFHVVNNDYTHWEMYAIGGSADPTINSQGNRYAAPKNPFAKEVTKRVDTPASHWKGWNWRTEGDLLQNGAYFTASGAASSGSYARASSLAAKSSSLVATITNDAGALPCRRGRQCTS, from the exons ATGGCGGTTCTTCCGACATGGATTTTAGCTATGATGTGTCTTCTCTTCTTCGTCGGAGCAATAGAGAACAGTACACAGGACAAGATATCATCTCTCTCCAG atCGAACGAAAATGAATGGAACGCGCATGCAGTGACAAATCCAGATGAAGTAGCGGACGAAGTTATCGCCTTGGCTgaaat GAGTGTAAGAAACCATACCGAGAGGAGGAAGCTAGGTTACTTTGCTTGCGGAACAGGCAACCCGATCGACGACTGTTGGAGATGCGATGCCAACTGGCACAAGAACCGCAAACGCCTAGCGGACTGTGGAATCGGATTCGGAAGAAACGCGATCGGTGGACGAGACGGGCGTTTCTACGTAGTCACCGACCCAAATGACGACAACCCGGTTAACCCTAGACCGGGAACACTACGTCACGCCGTGATCCAAGACCGACCGCTATGGATCGTTTTCAAACGCGACATGGTGATTCAGCTGAAACAAGAGCTGATCGTCAACAGCTTCAAAACGATCGACGGACGCGGCGCAAACGTTCACATCGCTAACGGCGGTTGCATCACGATTCAGTACGTGACGAACGTCATCGTGCATGGGTTGCATATTCATGACTGTAGACCGACGGGTAACGCTATGGTGAGAAGCTCAGAGACGCACTTTGGGTGGAGGACGATGGCGGATGGTGACGCGATTTCGATCTTTGGATCGAGTCATGTTTGGATTGATCACAACTCGTTGTCTCATTGCGCTGATGGGCTTGTGGATGCGGTTATGGGCTCGACGGCTATTACCATCTCTAACAACCATATGACTCATCACAACGAGGTTATGTTGCTCGGACATAGTGATTCTTACACAAGGGATAAAGCCATGCAAGTTACTATTGCTTATAACCATTTTGGTGTCGGACTTATTCAAAGAATGCCGAG GTGCCGACACGGGTATTTCCATGTCGTGAACAATGACTACACTCACTGGGAAATGTACGCGATTGGTGGAAGCGCAGACCCGACAATCAACAGTCAAGGAAACCGCTACGCCGCCCCGAAGAATCCCTTTGCTAAAGAG GTGACTAAGAGAGTGGACACACCGGCGAGTCACTGGAAAGGATGGAACTGGAGAACGGAAGGAGATTTGCTTCAGAACGGAGCTTACTTCACTGCTTCGGGAGCCGCTTCATCTGGTAGCTACGCACGAGCCTCTAGCCTCGCAGCTAAATCTTCTTCATTGGTTGCAACCATTACTAACGACGCTGGAGCTCTACCTTGTCGTAGAGGACGTCAGTGTACCTCATAG